The DNA sequence GCCTTGGAGCCCTCTCTTCGCGCGGACGAGCCTGGTTAACCACCATGGTACGTTCACCAAGGGTTTGTTCATTGAGACTGTCAATGGCTTGTTGCGCCTCAGACTCTTCCGGCATTTCAAGGAATGCGTATCCTTTACTCCTGCCTGTGTCTCTGTCACGAACAATTTTAACAGAATCTACGCTTCCGTATTGTTCGAATACTTCCTTTAGCTCTTCTTCAGAGATTTTGTAACTTAAGTTACCTACATAAATGTTCATAAAAAAAATTTAAATAACGCTGCTGCCTCCAGGCATGATCTACAACTTCTGTAAAGGTACAGAAATAAAAAACAAAAAACCTAATGTTGGTAAAAAATTAAATTTTTAATTTATTTCGTCCATAATACTCAGCAGGGACTGATCGCTTTCGATCAAAATTCCATGAATTCCCACTTTTTCAGCGGCCTCCACATCCCGCTCCCTGTCCCCGATCAAATAGGAACGCGAAGGATCAATATCAAACCTGGCCAGCGCTTTTTCCAGCATTAGCGAACCTGGTTTTCTGCAGAGCGAGTTCCCCGTATGCAGGGGATGCTGCGGAGAATAATAGATTTCGCTCAGCGTTACCCCTTCCCTGCTTAATTCTTCCCTGAGTTTTTCATGCATGCGATGCAGCACTTCATGGCTGTACCAGCCTTTGGCGATCCCTCCCTGATTAGTTACCACGATCAACAGGAATCCTCTGTCCCGGAGTATCCTCAATGCCTTTGCTACGTCCGGCAATACCTCAAAATCTTCCAGCCGGCAAACGTAATCTCCCAGTTCCCGGTTCAAAACACCATCACGATCTAAAAAGACTGCTTTATTCATGGATGTAAAACAAGGA is a window from the Anseongella ginsenosidimutans genome containing:
- a CDS encoding RNA recognition motif domain-containing protein — translated: MNIYVGNLSYKISEEELKEVFEQYGSVDSVKIVRDRDTGRSKGYAFLEMPEESEAQQAIDSLNEQTLGERTMVVNQARPREERAPRPQRNFGSRRY
- a CDS encoding D-glycero-alpha-D-manno-heptose-1,7-bisphosphate 7-phosphatase: MNKAVFLDRDGVLNRELGDYVCRLEDFEVLPDVAKALRILRDRGFLLIVVTNQGGIAKGWYSHEVLHRMHEKLREELSREGVTLSEIYYSPQHPLHTGNSLCRKPGSLMLEKALARFDIDPSRSYLIGDRERDVEAAEKVGIHGILIESDQSLLSIMDEIN